In Aciduliprofundum sp. MAR08-339, a single window of DNA contains:
- a CDS encoding alanyl-tRNA editing protein, which produces MLQYLYYQNPYLKSAKFKVLKVESNRILLNNTILYPGGGGQPADEGTAICGGRNFKIRHIGNLWHEIDGECKSEELQIDLNWERRYLLMRSHTAEHTFFRFLENMGARMGKINLGEESSIIFTGEIDVEDILQAERDTRRLIEEGRKVRAFWISREEIKDYPQLRIKIERIKEDAIRVIEIEGHDLSACKGVHIQNLSEIGDFAITWIRMGKKKEVKFVIGERAKNYHFRVSQTLRRIMWKRNLSMESVEKYVENMEEESKKMLNALRELSKSREFSMDLCGDVEIYHQIFPYGDHKIIQRRAMELANHRDAVIIYAINNVVCMAFNPAHSWAREEYMNLIESMGGRGGGKGNFLSGSVPNPDEFTKILKNIICEKALQLHGDENGYS; this is translated from the coding sequence ATGCTTCAGTACCTTTACTACCAGAACCCTTATTTGAAGAGTGCAAAATTCAAGGTTCTCAAGGTTGAGAGCAACAGAATTCTCCTAAACAATACCATCCTGTACCCCGGAGGGGGTGGGCAGCCAGCGGATGAGGGCACAGCCATATGCGGAGGGAGAAATTTCAAAATAAGGCACATTGGCAATCTCTGGCATGAAATCGACGGAGAATGCAAGAGCGAAGAGTTACAGATAGATCTAAACTGGGAGAGAAGGTACCTGCTCATGCGCTCCCACACTGCAGAGCACACATTCTTCAGATTTCTGGAAAATATGGGAGCACGGATGGGCAAAATAAATTTGGGCGAGGAATCCTCCATAATATTCACGGGAGAGATTGATGTTGAGGATATCCTGCAGGCGGAGAGGGATACAAGAAGGCTCATTGAAGAGGGAAGAAAAGTTAGGGCATTCTGGATAAGCAGAGAGGAGATAAAGGACTATCCCCAATTAAGAATCAAAATTGAAAGAATAAAGGAAGATGCCATAAGGGTGATAGAGATTGAGGGGCATGACCTATCAGCATGCAAGGGTGTGCATATCCAAAACCTTTCAGAAATAGGAGATTTTGCCATAACATGGATCAGAATGGGAAAGAAAAAAGAGGTTAAATTCGTCATAGGGGAAAGAGCAAAAAATTATCATTTCAGAGTGTCTCAAACTCTAAGGAGAATAATGTGGAAGAGAAACCTGAGCATGGAGAGTGTGGAAAAATATGTGGAAAATATGGAGGAGGAGAGTAAAAAGATGCTCAACGCCCTGCGAGAGCTGAGCAAGAGCAGGGAGTTTTCAATGGATCTTTGCGGAGATGTGGAAATTTATCACCAGATATTCCCCTACGGGGATCACAAGATCATTCAGAGAAGAGCCATGGAACTTGCAAATCATAGGGACGCTGTAATTATTTATGCAATAAACAACGTGGTATGCATGGCCTTCAATCCAGCGCATTCCTGGGCAAGGGAAGAGTATATGAATCTCATTGAGAGCATGGGTGGTAGAGGCGGTGGAAAGGGCAATTTTCTGAGCGGAAGCGTTCCAAACCCTGATGAGTTTACGAAAATTCTGAAAAATATTATATGCGAAAAGGCATTACAATTGCATGGTGATGAAAATGGATATAGTTGA
- a CDS encoding adenosine-specific kinase, translating into MGVEIKVVDIKKPSNEINVIIGYTHFIKSTEDIYEALVTSMPGIKFGFAFCEASGPRLVRYEGTDEELVKYAIENARKIGAGHSFIIMLRNAYPINVLNTLKNVQEITHIIVASANPLQVIVAETEQGRAIIGVVDGYSPLGVEDEERRRERKEFLRKIGYKL; encoded by the coding sequence ATGGGCGTGGAGATAAAGGTTGTGGATATCAAGAAACCCAGCAACGAGATAAATGTGATCATCGGATACACGCATTTCATAAAGAGCACTGAAGATATATACGAGGCGCTGGTTACCAGTATGCCGGGCATAAAGTTCGGGTTTGCCTTCTGCGAAGCATCGGGCCCGAGATTGGTCAGGTACGAGGGTACGGATGAAGAACTTGTGAAATACGCCATTGAGAATGCGAGGAAAATTGGAGCAGGACACTCCTTCATAATAATGCTACGCAACGCTTATCCCATAAACGTGCTCAACACGCTGAAAAATGTGCAGGAGATCACGCACATAATTGTGGCAAGTGCAAACCCCCTGCAGGTGATAGTGGCAGAGACTGAGCAGGGAAGGGCAATAATAGGCGTTGTGGATGGCTACTCTCCCCTTGGAGTTGAAGATGAAGAGAGAAGGAGGGAGAGAAAGGAGTTTCTGCGTAAGATTGGTTACAAGTTGTGA
- a CDS encoding class I SAM-dependent methyltransferase — protein sequence MDFYDVEADLYDLFYFDFQDDIEIYRKYAKECDSLLELMCGTGRILYYLDHPNMWGIDSNEKMLARARENLKGKNVKLVKGDVLNFSIPERFCLVLIGLNSLTMFPKEERLKILKNANAHLESGGRIIVDIFNPFEMVEGIVHHGDTIFRDDRIYSRFFVPVKYGNRWKLLYFYDTVENEILRRRFAEMYIYPIEKEEIVRELEDVGFEIEDVYGDYEMNEFDEYSERIIVVGVKR from the coding sequence ATGGACTTCTACGATGTTGAGGCGGATCTTTACGATCTGTTCTATTTTGATTTTCAGGATGATATTGAGATATACCGCAAGTACGCAAAGGAATGCGACTCCCTGCTTGAACTCATGTGCGGTACAGGGCGCATACTCTATTATCTTGATCATCCAAATATGTGGGGCATAGACTCCAACGAAAAGATGCTCGCACGTGCCAGGGAGAATCTCAAGGGCAAGAATGTGAAATTGGTAAAGGGAGATGTGCTGAATTTTTCCATTCCCGAGAGATTCTGCCTTGTGCTCATAGGACTCAACTCTCTCACAATGTTCCCCAAGGAGGAGAGGTTGAAGATTTTAAAAAATGCAAATGCGCATTTGGAGAGTGGTGGAAGAATAATTGTGGACATATTCAATCCCTTTGAGATGGTTGAGGGAATTGTGCACCATGGGGACACTATATTTAGGGATGATAGGATATATTCCAGATTCTTCGTTCCTGTAAAATACGGAAATCGCTGGAAACTGCTCTATTTTTACGATACTGTGGAAAACGAGATTCTGAGAAGAAGGTTTGCTGAGATGTACATCTACCCCATTGAGAAGGAGGAAATCGTGAGAGAGTTGGAGGATGTGGGATTTGAAATAGAGGACGTTTATGGAGATTATGAAATGAACGAGTTTGACGAGTATTCCGAAAGGATAATTGTTGTGGGAGTTAAGAGGTAA
- the glpK gene encoding glycerol kinase GlpK, with translation MPYILSLDEGTTNAKAFIISEEGKIISSASREFPQYYPRPGWVEHNPEEIWNAQILAAREAIKKAKLEPGDVAAIGITNQRETTIIWDRNGKPVYNAIVWQCRRTAEFMERVKKEYGDLIREKTGLIGDAYFSASKIRWILDNVQGARERAKKGELMFGTVDSYLIYKLTGKHATDYSNASRTMLFNIKRGQWDDELLEIFKIPEEILPEVLNSADDYGHAKEFLGNAPVSGVLGDQQAALFGQACFREGMLKVTYGTGNFLLINTGESVPNSRNLLSTIAWKIGNKMNYALEGSIFITGAALKWIRDLGLIESYEETEELARSLGSNEDLYFVPAFSGLGSPYWDPYARGIIIGITRGTRKKHIVRATLEAIAYLTRDVVEEIKRHIFVRELRVDGGASINNFLMQFQADILGVPLLRPVNRESTSMGVAFMAGLQEDVWDMQTLEKLWEVDRKFVPKMNEAEREKLYARWKRAVSRSLGWVID, from the coding sequence ATGCCATACATTCTTTCTCTGGACGAAGGTACCACAAACGCAAAGGCCTTTATAATCAGCGAGGAGGGAAAGATCATTTCCTCGGCAAGCCGTGAGTTTCCCCAGTACTATCCACGCCCGGGATGGGTTGAGCACAATCCAGAGGAAATATGGAACGCACAGATCCTCGCCGCCAGAGAGGCAATAAAAAAGGCAAAATTGGAGCCGGGAGATGTTGCTGCGATAGGCATAACAAATCAGAGAGAGACAACCATAATCTGGGACAGGAACGGAAAGCCTGTATACAACGCAATAGTGTGGCAGTGCAGGAGAACGGCAGAATTCATGGAAAGGGTGAAAAAAGAGTATGGTGATCTGATAAGGGAGAAAACCGGACTCATTGGAGATGCGTACTTTTCAGCCAGTAAAATAAGATGGATCCTGGATAATGTGCAAGGGGCTAGGGAGCGGGCAAAGAAGGGAGAACTTATGTTCGGTACTGTGGACTCATATCTAATTTACAAACTCACAGGGAAGCACGCAACGGATTATTCCAATGCATCGCGCACCATGCTGTTCAACATAAAAAGGGGCCAGTGGGATGATGAACTTCTTGAAATATTTAAAATTCCCGAGGAGATTTTACCTGAAGTATTGAATTCTGCAGATGATTACGGACATGCCAAGGAATTCCTTGGAAACGCACCAGTTTCTGGAGTGCTTGGAGATCAGCAGGCTGCACTGTTCGGCCAGGCATGTTTCAGGGAGGGAATGCTCAAAGTGACGTACGGTACCGGAAATTTCCTGCTGATCAACACGGGTGAGAGTGTGCCAAACTCAAGGAACCTGCTCAGCACCATAGCTTGGAAAATTGGAAATAAAATGAACTATGCACTTGAGGGTAGCATATTCATAACAGGAGCGGCCCTTAAATGGATCCGAGATCTGGGTCTCATTGAATCTTACGAGGAAACGGAAGAACTTGCAAGATCCCTAGGAAGCAACGAAGATCTTTATTTCGTACCCGCCTTTTCAGGTCTAGGTTCCCCGTACTGGGATCCATACGCAAGAGGTATCATAATAGGAATAACTAGGGGAACAAGAAAAAAGCACATTGTACGGGCAACTCTGGAAGCCATTGCCTATCTGACAAGGGATGTGGTTGAAGAGATCAAAAGACACATATTTGTTAGGGAACTTCGTGTTGATGGGGGAGCGAGCATAAACAACTTCCTCATGCAGTTCCAGGCGGATATTCTCGGCGTACCCCTTCTCAGACCTGTTAACAGAGAAAGTACCAGCATGGGGGTGGCGTTTATGGCAGGATTGCAAGAGGATGTATGGGATATGCAAACGCTTGAGAAACTGTGGGAGGTGGATAGGAAATTTGTTCCCAAAATGAATGAGGCAGAAAGGGAAAAACTGTACGCAAGGTGGAAAAGAGCCGTTTCAAGGTCCCTTGGTTGGGTAATTGATTGA
- a CDS encoding V4R domain-containing protein produces MKKEEIERRAKETLKKLGKNGRCCSENLQIEFYGNRYVLLSTRYFPYELKKDMEELFGGVGDFVLYRGGKRIGKRLVREYANSINDDIDDISMYDVLAAVGWYFGWAIGDSFKEGDNYRMILYDSFEADSYIENEGKGDKPVCHFMRGVLTGIVEEIEKSKYEGKEVKCKAQGYEYCEFLIERKE; encoded by the coding sequence ATGAAAAAAGAGGAAATTGAGAGGAGGGCAAAGGAAACCCTTAAAAAATTGGGCAAGAATGGTAGATGCTGCTCTGAAAATCTTCAGATAGAATTCTACGGGAATAGATACGTGCTTTTATCTACACGCTATTTTCCGTACGAACTCAAGAAAGATATGGAGGAATTGTTCGGTGGTGTGGGAGATTTCGTACTTTACAGAGGAGGAAAGAGAATAGGTAAGAGACTCGTCAGGGAATATGCGAACTCAATAAATGATGATATAGATGATATAAGTATGTACGATGTTCTGGCAGCCGTGGGCTGGTATTTTGGATGGGCCATTGGTGACTCATTTAAGGAAGGTGATAATTACCGAATGATTTTATACGATTCTTTTGAGGCAGATAGTTACATAGAGAACGAGGGCAAGGGCGATAAGCCAGTATGCCATTTCATGAGAGGGGTTCTGACAGGAATTGTTGAGGAGATAGAAAAATCAAAATACGAAGGAAAGGAAGTGAAATGCAAGGCGCAGGGATATGAGTACTGCGAATTTTTAATTGAGAGAAAAGAATAA
- a CDS encoding M42 family metallopeptidase codes for MVMKMDIVDILRDFVMLPGVSGFESPIRNYLLEKLKDLKPQMDAVGNVYVTLGEGEKHIAIMAHMDEIGFVTTHIEKDGYVRFTPVGGVDDRMLYGRVVEIFTPRGIVYGVIGLIPPHLSTSEDKKKNPTWKELAIDIGAKSYEEAIEIGVGPVMPGRWKKDFVRMGDYIVTRGIDDRVGCAILYYLIQILKGKNLRNKVTFIWTVQEETGLRGASAITSRMDFDEVYAIDTMTSGMMPGVPFHLSPVKIGEGPAIRFFDRRGASSELLRDKVLKIARNNGIPVQVAITGGSTDAAVAFNHGLRALPICIPVKYTHSPVEMCHIADIKNTISLLEKIINGN; via the coding sequence ATGGTGATGAAAATGGATATAGTTGATATACTCAGAGATTTTGTAATGCTTCCCGGAGTGAGCGGATTTGAAAGCCCAATACGGAACTATCTCCTCGAAAAGTTGAAGGACCTGAAGCCACAGATGGATGCTGTGGGCAACGTTTACGTGACCCTTGGTGAGGGTGAGAAGCATATAGCCATAATGGCACATATGGACGAGATAGGATTTGTAACCACGCACATTGAAAAGGACGGCTATGTGCGTTTTACCCCCGTGGGTGGAGTGGATGACAGAATGCTCTACGGGAGGGTGGTTGAGATATTCACTCCCCGGGGAATAGTTTACGGTGTAATTGGATTGATTCCTCCTCATCTAAGCACATCCGAAGATAAAAAGAAAAATCCAACATGGAAAGAGCTGGCCATAGATATAGGAGCAAAGAGTTACGAGGAGGCCATAGAAATTGGAGTGGGACCTGTAATGCCTGGAAGATGGAAGAAGGATTTTGTTAGAATGGGAGATTACATCGTTACAAGGGGAATAGATGACAGGGTTGGCTGCGCAATTCTCTACTATCTCATCCAGATTCTAAAGGGGAAAAATCTCCGGAACAAGGTTACTTTCATCTGGACCGTTCAGGAGGAGACTGGATTGAGGGGTGCAAGTGCCATAACCTCCCGTATGGATTTTGATGAAGTTTACGCCATAGATACAATGACAAGCGGCATGATGCCAGGCGTACCCTTCCACCTGAGTCCTGTGAAAATAGGAGAGGGGCCTGCAATAAGATTCTTTGACAGACGGGGCGCATCATCAGAGTTACTCAGGGATAAGGTTCTTAAAATAGCAAGGAACAACGGAATACCTGTTCAGGTGGCGATAACAGGTGGAAGTACAGACGCTGCGGTTGCTTTTAATCATGGTCTCAGGGCGCTGCCCATATGCATACCCGTAAAATACACACACAGTCCAGTGGAGATGTGCCACATTGCAGATATAAAAAACACAATTAGCCTTCTGGAAAAAATAATAAATGGGAATTAG
- a CDS encoding tryptophan--tRNA ligase translates to MEFINPWSSQQYKDYAKLRDQFGIEPFDFELPDAPRLFRRGVIFGHRGFDYIYDAIRNGESFAVLTGLMPSGRMHFGHKMTIDQVRYYQDLGADVHIAVADIEAYASRGISLEKARKIALEEYVPSYIALGLKPGKTEVYFQSKRQEVKDIAWKLARKVNMSEFLAIYGFGGETNMSHIFSPLIQVGDILHVQLEKFGGARPTVVPVGVDQDPHMRLTRDIVARWRMFSISPQGEEGMGIFYKGEDVEGKLKELALHLESAGFSDFKINVPYRALYVRDADERDMLKINKILIRYEQGFNENTFYPPAATYHRLMTGLTGGKMSSSVPESAIFLTDDPEDARKKVLRAKTGGGATLEEHRKHGGNPDVCTVYELFVYHLLDDDKYLKEVHDTCSSGERVCGPCKREAADIISQWLRDFQERREQAKEEVNDMVSWE, encoded by the coding sequence ATGGAATTCATAAATCCATGGTCTTCGCAGCAGTACAAGGACTATGCAAAACTCCGAGACCAGTTTGGCATTGAGCCCTTTGATTTTGAACTTCCAGATGCACCGCGACTTTTCCGCAGGGGTGTTATTTTCGGGCACAGAGGCTTTGATTATATATACGATGCCATAAGGAATGGGGAGAGTTTTGCGGTGCTCACAGGACTTATGCCCTCAGGACGCATGCATTTTGGGCACAAGATGACCATTGATCAGGTCCGTTATTACCAGGATTTAGGTGCAGATGTTCACATAGCCGTGGCGGACATAGAGGCCTATGCTTCGCGGGGAATATCGCTGGAGAAGGCGAGGAAAATAGCCCTTGAGGAGTATGTTCCCAGTTACATAGCCCTCGGCCTGAAACCTGGTAAGACGGAGGTGTATTTTCAGTCTAAGAGGCAAGAGGTAAAGGATATAGCTTGGAAACTTGCCAGGAAGGTGAATATGAGTGAATTTCTGGCCATATACGGGTTTGGCGGAGAAACGAATATGAGCCATATTTTCTCCCCCTTGATTCAGGTGGGGGATATACTCCATGTGCAACTTGAAAAATTCGGAGGAGCGAGGCCCACCGTGGTACCCGTGGGTGTGGATCAGGATCCCCATATGCGTCTGACCCGGGATATTGTGGCGAGGTGGAGGATGTTCTCCATATCCCCTCAGGGGGAAGAGGGCATGGGAATTTTCTACAAGGGTGAGGATGTGGAGGGAAAATTGAAAGAGTTGGCTCTGCATCTTGAATCTGCGGGTTTTTCAGATTTTAAGATCAATGTCCCCTACAGGGCCCTTTACGTGAGAGATGCGGATGAGAGGGACATGCTGAAGATAAACAAGATCCTAATCAGGTACGAGCAGGGATTTAATGAGAATACATTCTACCCTCCGGCCGCCACGTATCACCGCCTAATGACAGGACTCACCGGTGGAAAGATGTCCTCCTCAGTGCCAGAGAGTGCGATATTCCTCACAGATGATCCTGAGGATGCAAGAAAGAAGGTTCTCCGCGCAAAAACGGGTGGTGGAGCAACTCTGGAGGAGCACAGGAAGCATGGAGGAAACCCAGACGTGTGTACGGTTTACGAGTTATTTGTCTACCACCTTCTGGATGACGATAAGTATCTGAAGGAGGTTCACGACACCTGTAGCTCTGGAGAGAGGGTATGTGGTCCCTGCAAGAGGGAGGCTGCCGATATAATATCTCAGTGGCTAAGAGATTTTCAGGAAAGAAGGGAGCAGGCTAAGGAAGAGGTAAATGATATGGTTTCATGGGAATGA
- a CDS encoding NAD(P)/FAD-dependent oxidoreductase, which yields MTRVIIIGAGIVGMSIARELSQYELDIVVIEKNSDVGWGISKANTALIHGGYDDDPERYPVRARLCVRGNEIWHRWVEELQIPHVWNGALVIASSEEERRELGVLLRRGEINGVEGMKIIEDEIFTMERNLNENALAALWIPSVGQIAPIPAVIALAENSVDNGVKIMLDTEVKGIGIENGCVSGVETNKGFVEGDIIINAAGLYADEISRMAGVDYFTIHPRKGEYWLFDDSAGPKPKHVLFPAPTKKSKGVVVTTEISGHLMIGPNAHDLSPEEKEDLSNTREGLEEVWEKARKIWPRLPPRSKVIRTFAGLRPETEGADFIIRSEEVRGFINVAGIRSPGLTAAPAIAREVSEILEGDLDISLVRKKKWNPHRREITHFFMMNDEGISLKIRENAAYGRIICKCNKVSEGDILEAIGRMKKIGVQVPSVDSVKFRTKATTGTCQGGFCRPKIVEILSREYNVPMWDVTLKGKGTEIAVGDVKVLRRGARA from the coding sequence ATGACGAGGGTAATTATAATTGGTGCGGGTATCGTAGGAATGAGCATAGCACGTGAACTGAGTCAGTATGAACTGGATATAGTTGTAATTGAGAAAAACTCCGATGTGGGATGGGGTATAAGCAAGGCAAATACGGCCCTGATCCATGGGGGTTACGATGATGACCCTGAGAGGTATCCCGTGCGTGCAAGATTGTGCGTACGGGGAAATGAAATATGGCACAGGTGGGTAGAAGAACTTCAGATTCCCCATGTGTGGAATGGGGCGCTTGTGATTGCAAGCAGTGAAGAGGAGAGGAGAGAGCTTGGTGTTCTTCTCAGGAGGGGTGAGATTAACGGAGTTGAGGGAATGAAGATCATTGAGGATGAGATTTTCACCATGGAGCGAAATTTGAATGAGAATGCCTTGGCGGCTCTATGGATTCCCAGTGTGGGGCAGATTGCTCCGATACCTGCAGTTATAGCCCTTGCAGAGAATTCCGTTGATAATGGAGTGAAAATAATGCTCGATACTGAGGTCAAAGGCATAGGAATTGAAAATGGATGCGTGAGTGGTGTGGAAACAAATAAGGGATTTGTGGAGGGAGACATCATAATAAACGCCGCTGGACTTTACGCCGATGAAATATCTAGGATGGCCGGTGTGGATTATTTCACAATTCATCCTCGAAAGGGTGAGTACTGGCTATTTGATGATTCTGCAGGTCCAAAACCAAAGCATGTGCTCTTTCCAGCACCCACAAAAAAGAGCAAGGGAGTGGTGGTCACAACCGAGATCTCGGGGCATCTCATGATAGGACCCAACGCACATGATTTATCTCCCGAGGAAAAGGAGGATTTGAGCAATACAAGGGAGGGTCTGGAGGAGGTTTGGGAAAAGGCGAGAAAAATCTGGCCGAGATTACCTCCAAGGAGCAAGGTGATACGCACCTTTGCTGGCCTAAGGCCTGAGACTGAAGGGGCTGATTTCATAATAAGGAGCGAGGAGGTGCGTGGTTTCATAAATGTGGCGGGAATACGCTCTCCAGGGCTAACAGCCGCACCTGCCATAGCCAGGGAGGTCTCTGAGATACTTGAAGGAGATCTGGACATATCGCTTGTGAGAAAGAAGAAGTGGAACCCACATCGCAGGGAGATAACGCATTTCTTCATGATGAACGATGAGGGCATATCTTTAAAAATAAGGGAGAATGCGGCCTATGGTAGAATAATCTGCAAGTGCAACAAGGTGAGTGAAGGAGACATTCTTGAAGCCATTGGGAGAATGAAAAAAATAGGTGTGCAGGTTCCCAGCGTGGATTCTGTTAAGTTCAGAACTAAGGCGACAACGGGCACATGCCAAGGTGGATTTTGCAGGCCCAAGATTGTGGAAATTCTTTCCAGGGAGTACAATGTGCCCATGTGGGATGTAACTCTAAAGGGTAAGGGGACAGAGATAGCGGTTGGAGACGTTAAGGTGCTTCGCAGGGGGGCGAGAGCATGA
- the rnz gene encoding ribonuclease Z — MASTIRIVFFGTGGSWPSPERNVMSIGVQIDSEVLLFDCGEGTQRQMMRTNMSFMKIKRIFITHYHGDHFLGLAGLIQTMALNDRKEPLEIYGPERTVDILTRYFSIGYYSTTFPVKLYELEGNEILDFGDYTISTLRTKHPVPSLAYSIKEKDMPRIDRNKAKSMKLNSKILEKLRREGEIEYRGKTIRIEDVSNGTRIGRKIVYSGDTAPMDEMINFARDASVLIHEATTESSLEDKANEYGHSSARQAARIAKRANVDTLLLVHISPRYKDPTTIENEAKKIFPNSFVVNDLDEFIVKVKKG; from the coding sequence ATGGCATCCACAATTCGCATAGTGTTCTTCGGCACCGGAGGCTCCTGGCCCTCACCCGAGAGAAATGTAATGAGCATAGGAGTGCAGATAGACAGTGAGGTTCTGCTCTTTGATTGTGGAGAAGGAACCCAGAGGCAGATGATGCGCACAAACATGAGTTTTATGAAGATAAAGCGCATATTTATAACCCATTATCACGGGGATCATTTTCTCGGCTTGGCTGGACTTATTCAGACTATGGCTCTTAACGACAGGAAGGAGCCCCTTGAAATATATGGGCCTGAGAGGACGGTGGATATACTCACACGCTACTTCTCCATCGGCTATTATTCAACCACATTTCCAGTAAAACTTTACGAACTTGAAGGAAACGAGATTCTTGATTTTGGAGATTACACTATTTCAACCCTAAGAACAAAGCATCCCGTACCATCCCTGGCTTACTCCATAAAGGAGAAGGACATGCCAAGAATCGACAGAAACAAGGCAAAATCCATGAAACTCAACAGCAAGATCCTGGAAAAACTGAGGAGAGAAGGGGAGATAGAGTATCGGGGAAAAACAATAAGAATTGAAGATGTGAGCAATGGAACTAGAATAGGAAGAAAGATAGTGTATTCTGGGGATACCGCACCGATGGATGAGATGATCAATTTTGCCAGAGATGCAAGTGTTCTGATCCATGAGGCAACCACAGAATCCTCCCTGGAAGATAAGGCAAACGAGTACGGACACTCTTCCGCAAGGCAGGCAGCCAGGATAGCAAAGAGGGCAAATGTGGACACCCTGCTTCTTGTGCACATAAGCCCCAGGTACAAAGATCCAACGACAATCGAGAATGAAGCAAAGAAGATATTCCCAAATAGCTTTGTGGTAAACGATCTGGACGAGTTTATCGTGAAGGTAAAGAAGGGCTAA
- a CDS encoding toprim domain-containing protein encodes MRNGISQESMEKIESILEDMRVENVQTPILVEGKRDREALRTLGMEGEIITVNMGKSLSDLADFIASRHFKVIILTDWDRKGSYLAGKLFTLLRDNDVICNMEYRRKLGFYVGAHISSVEELASLF; translated from the coding sequence ATGAGAAACGGGATATCGCAGGAGAGCATGGAAAAGATTGAGAGCATCCTTGAGGATATGAGAGTGGAGAATGTGCAAACACCTATCCTTGTTGAGGGAAAGAGAGACAGGGAGGCGCTTAGAACTCTCGGAATGGAAGGGGAAATAATAACCGTTAACATGGGTAAATCCCTTTCTGATCTTGCGGATTTCATAGCATCACGCCATTTTAAAGTCATAATTCTGACTGACTGGGACAGGAAGGGTAGTTATCTTGCGGGGAAATTATTCACACTCCTGCGTGACAACGATGTGATCTGCAATATGGAGTACCGCAGAAAACTTGGGTTCTATGTTGGTGCGCACATCTCCAGTGTGGAGGAACTTGCCTCGCTTTTCTGA
- a CDS encoding DUF2268 domain-containing putative Zn-dependent protease (predicted Zn-dependent protease with a strongly conserved HExxH motif), giving the protein MYKIHLPCREIQENLDLEDPWGSIYEEYKDIYEASIGKMQGKNPRHIFATDRNIKRIVENLCEYEKRRCEIKEIIEKSMKICPTKEDFNVFFLPVPVDDYMIITQYSKNLGAFIFFGVGESMEIMNLNIFLPHEYAHIVRLQRVMIPAGIYSPYQMTFEDLALFEGLGVVFSCIFNGDAKEDTWKCIPMRKGEWDKVMENEKYIISRFKKMKEIKITPETISMFYGKREGYIIGSLVVWKLLKKSDICTLSRTQYSSIHL; this is encoded by the coding sequence ATGTATAAAATACACCTCCCATGCAGGGAGATTCAAGAGAACCTTGATCTGGAAGATCCATGGGGATCAATATACGAAGAGTACAAAGACATCTATGAAGCGTCCATTGGAAAAATGCAGGGAAAAAATCCAAGGCATATTTTCGCCACAGATAGAAATATAAAAAGAATAGTTGAAAATCTATGCGAATATGAAAAGAGGAGATGTGAAATAAAGGAAATAATTGAAAAATCAATGAAAATTTGTCCTACAAAGGAGGATTTCAATGTATTTTTCCTGCCAGTGCCTGTGGATGATTATATGATAATAACCCAGTACTCAAAAAATCTTGGAGCATTCATATTTTTTGGGGTTGGAGAGTCCATGGAGATCATGAATCTTAATATCTTTCTCCCTCACGAGTATGCCCATATAGTTCGTCTTCAGAGGGTTATGATACCAGCAGGAATTTATTCCCCATACCAGATGACCTTCGAGGATCTCGCATTATTTGAAGGCCTGGGAGTTGTTTTCTCCTGCATATTCAACGGAGATGCAAAGGAAGATACGTGGAAATGCATACCCATGCGCAAGGGGGAATGGGATAAAGTTATGGAAAATGAGAAATACATCATATCCCGATTCAAAAAGATGAAAGAGATTAAAATCACTCCTGAAACAATATCCATGTTCTACGGGAAAAGAGAGGGGTACATCATTGGTTCCCTCGTTGTGTGGAAACTACTTAAAAAGTCGGATATATGCACTCTAAGTAGAACTCAATATTCCTCCATTCATCTATGA